One region of Paralichthys olivaceus isolate ysfri-2021 chromosome 12, ASM2471397v2, whole genome shotgun sequence genomic DNA includes:
- the ap4s1 gene encoding AP-4 complex subunit sigma-1 isoform X3, which produces MIKFVLMVNRQGQTRLSRYYQPVELSRRAALEADVVRCCLSRRKEQCSFVEYKDFKLVYRQYAALYIVVAVTDAENELSVFELVHNFVEVLDKYFSRIMFNLDRVHVILDEMIQNGHIVETNKSRILAPLTALDKMADS; this is translated from the exons ATGATCAAGTTTGTGCTGATGGTGAACCGGCAGGGTCAGACCAGACTGTCCCGGTACTACCAGCCCGTGGAGCTGAGCAGGAGGGCGGCGCTGGAGGCCGACGTGGTCCGCTGCTGCCTGAGCCGCAGGAAGGAGCAG TGTTCGTTTGTGGAGTACAAAGACTTTAAGCTGGTGTACCGTCAGTACGCTGCTCTGTACATCGTGGTCGCAGTCACAGACGCAGAG AACGAGCTTTCCGTCTTCGAGCTGGTTCATAACTTTGTGGAGGTTCTGGATAAATACTTCAGTCGA ATCATGTTCAACCTGGACCGAGTCCACGTCATCCTGGACGAGATGATCCAGAACGGACACATCGTGGAGACCAACAAGAGCCGAATCCTGGCGCCGCTCACCGCCCTGGACAAGATGGCCGACAGCTGA
- the ap4s1 gene encoding AP-4 complex subunit sigma-1 isoform X2 encodes MIKFVLMVNRQGQTRLSRYYQPVELSRRAALEADVVRCCLSRRKEQCSFVEYKDFKLVYRQYAALYIVVAVTDAENELSVFELVHNFVEVLDKYFSRVIMFNLDRVHVILDEMIQNGHIVETNKSRILAPLTALDKMADS; translated from the exons ATGATCAAGTTTGTGCTGATGGTGAACCGGCAGGGTCAGACCAGACTGTCCCGGTACTACCAGCCCGTGGAGCTGAGCAGGAGGGCGGCGCTGGAGGCCGACGTGGTCCGCTGCTGCCTGAGCCGCAGGAAGGAGCAG TGTTCGTTTGTGGAGTACAAAGACTTTAAGCTGGTGTACCGTCAGTACGCTGCTCTGTACATCGTGGTCGCAGTCACAGACGCAGAG AACGAGCTTTCCGTCTTCGAGCTGGTTCATAACTTTGTGGAGGTTCTGGATAAATACTTCAGTCGAGTG ATCATGTTCAACCTGGACCGAGTCCACGTCATCCTGGACGAGATGATCCAGAACGGACACATCGTGGAGACCAACAAGAGCCGAATCCTGGCGCCGCTCACCGCCCTGGACAAGATGGCCGACAGCTGA
- the ap4s1 gene encoding AP-4 complex subunit sigma-1 isoform X1 codes for MIKFVLMVNRQGQTRLSRYYQPVELSRRAALEADVVRCCLSRRKEQCSFVEYKDFKLVYRQYAALYIVVAVTDAENELSVFELVHNFVEVLDKYFSRVSELDIMFNLDRVHVILDEMIQNGHIVETNKSRILAPLTALDKMADS; via the exons ATGATCAAGTTTGTGCTGATGGTGAACCGGCAGGGTCAGACCAGACTGTCCCGGTACTACCAGCCCGTGGAGCTGAGCAGGAGGGCGGCGCTGGAGGCCGACGTGGTCCGCTGCTGCCTGAGCCGCAGGAAGGAGCAG TGTTCGTTTGTGGAGTACAAAGACTTTAAGCTGGTGTACCGTCAGTACGCTGCTCTGTACATCGTGGTCGCAGTCACAGACGCAGAG AACGAGCTTTCCGTCTTCGAGCTGGTTCATAACTTTGTGGAGGTTCTGGATAAATACTTCAGTCGAGTG AGTGAACTGGAC ATCATGTTCAACCTGGACCGAGTCCACGTCATCCTGGACGAGATGATCCAGAACGGACACATCGTGGAGACCAACAAGAGCCGAATCCTGGCGCCGCTCACCGCCCTGGACAAGATGGCCGACAGCTGA